The following coding sequences lie in one Rhodococcus rhodochrous genomic window:
- a CDS encoding 2Fe-2S iron-sulfur cluster-binding protein, which produces MSDLEVQADDAVVVTFAVPDHLREAYRFKHGQHVAIVHDDGGEEIRRSYSICSPAGSDVLRIAIRRVAGGRFSTYATSQLRVDDELRVMTPTGRFTTALDPLAEKHYLAVAGGSGITPIISMAATILGEEPRSRFTLLYANRSRRSTMFMGELDSLCARFGPRLSVIHYWDDAVATAAGPLQRLDRGTLEGWLAADPPGGPVDQWIMCGPAGLIDFVTETLVDCGLAEEKILREYFIATEAEDSDAAQGRPLVLSNVRVRIDGEELNFELSSHGATILAAALPLRPDLPYSCSDGVCATCRVKVLEGSVEMDRCSALDRKELSSGYVLACQAHPTTDSVVVDFDG; this is translated from the coding sequence GTGAGTGATCTGGAAGTACAGGCCGACGACGCCGTCGTCGTCACGTTTGCCGTACCGGACCATCTGCGCGAAGCCTACCGGTTCAAGCATGGCCAACATGTCGCCATCGTGCATGACGACGGAGGTGAAGAGATACGACGCTCCTACTCGATATGCTCGCCGGCCGGCAGTGACGTTCTCCGGATCGCCATCCGTCGCGTAGCAGGCGGCCGATTCTCGACCTACGCCACCAGCCAGCTCCGCGTCGATGACGAACTTCGGGTGATGACGCCAACCGGTCGCTTCACAACCGCTCTAGATCCTCTCGCTGAGAAGCACTACCTAGCGGTGGCTGGTGGGAGTGGGATCACTCCGATCATCTCGATGGCGGCGACCATTCTGGGTGAAGAACCAAGGAGCCGGTTCACCCTCTTATACGCGAATCGGAGTCGGCGGTCGACTATGTTCATGGGCGAGCTTGACTCCCTGTGCGCGCGGTTCGGCCCTCGCCTTTCCGTCATCCACTATTGGGATGATGCCGTAGCAACCGCAGCCGGACCCTTGCAGCGACTGGACCGCGGGACCTTGGAGGGATGGTTGGCGGCCGACCCTCCGGGCGGACCGGTGGACCAGTGGATCATGTGCGGCCCCGCCGGCCTGATTGACTTTGTCACGGAGACACTGGTCGACTGCGGCCTCGCAGAGGAGAAAATTCTGCGCGAATACTTCATAGCCACGGAGGCCGAGGACAGCGATGCTGCCCAAGGTCGACCTTTAGTGCTTAGCAACGTGCGGGTACGTATCGACGGTGAGGAACTCAACTTCGAGTTGTCATCCCATGGAGCCACGATCCTCGCGGCAGCGTTGCCATTGCGACCTGACTTGCCGTACTCCTGCTCTGATGGCGTTTGTGCTACTTGTCGGGTAAAGGTCCTGGAGGGGTCAGTAGAAATGGACCGTTGCTCGGCTCTCGACAGGAAGGAACTCAGCTCGGGGTATGTCCTGGCGTGCCAAGCGCACCCAACGACCGACAGTGTCGTCGTCGACTTCGACGGGTGA
- a CDS encoding Lrp/AsnC family transcriptional regulator yields the protein MPSTHRADRIDARILTALADDPRATVMAIAERTGLSRNTVQARLGKLDEAGALRSFERRIDPAILGYPLQAYILTNVRQRKLDRVGAALDLIPEVLEVHGLSGVADLLVHVAAKDADDLYRIAGDILDIKGVKRTTTALVMRDMVDFRVRPLLNVLNE from the coding sequence GTGCCAAGCACACACCGGGCCGACCGGATCGACGCTCGAATCCTGACCGCACTGGCCGATGATCCGCGTGCCACGGTGATGGCTATCGCCGAACGAACAGGTCTGTCCCGCAATACCGTTCAAGCCCGACTGGGCAAGCTCGACGAGGCCGGCGCACTGCGCTCGTTCGAGCGTCGAATCGACCCGGCGATTCTCGGATACCCGTTGCAGGCCTACATCCTCACCAACGTCAGGCAACGCAAACTCGACCGGGTCGGCGCTGCGCTCGACCTGATACCGGAAGTGTTGGAGGTGCATGGTCTCAGCGGGGTGGCGGATCTGCTGGTGCATGTTGCTGCCAAGGACGCAGACGACCTGTATCGCATTGCCGGGGACATCCTTGACATCAAGGGCGTCAAACGCACCACGACCGCCTTGGTGATGCGGGATATGGTGGACTTTCGGGTCCGTCCGCTGCTGAACGTACTGAACGAGTGA
- a CDS encoding transketolase-like TK C-terminal-containing protein: MSQPVSLDSAISHPAGFPAVSEDLAALESIRQRVLWLSTSMIHHANRIRPNPTGLKVGGHQASCASMVSIMTSLWFEHLRPGDRVSVKPHASPVLHSINYLLGELDEKYLTTLREFGGLQSYPSRSKDPDTVDYSTGSVGIGATAPIWGAMARRYVDTHLADTGRGRQYSLVGDAELDEGAVWEAILDPGIADLGEVVWIVDLNRQSLDRVIPNIAARRLEKMFDAAGWQVITVKFGKLLEELFARPGGDALRTRILDMPNPEYQRLLRCTATEIRDRLPGTGPDSTRITELVATLDDATLTAAVRNLGGHDLQALSQAYRQIDDTRPTVIIAYTIKGYGLPTEGHPQNHSALLTVDEYSQLAATLDMDAQNPWGRFTADTGAGRLCQATADRLHREPVPALPDVTIPTDIGRTPKGTATTQAALGRVLLDLTRESPDAAQRVVTVSPDVSSTTNLGGWVNKVGVWSAAERHNWFADDPETIMHWNERPTGQHMELGIAETNLVGLIGELGATWSRWGQPLLPIGVLYDPFVERALEPWSYGIYAGGQSILVGTPSGVTLAAEGGAHQSIKTPSIGLEQPGCVSYEPAFAIDVEWTLLASLAKLGRPDGTSAYLRLSTRPVDQTLAAVPTDPAARERRRRQVVAGGYPIRRRDDAQVTIVAMGAMITEALAAADRLEVSGTRADVLCITSPGLLFDAWQARQGRTTADSWILDQLFPTDRATPMVTVLDGHPHTLAFLAGINRVRSTHLGVSRFGQVGSLNDVYRYHGIDTDSIVTAALDILP; the protein is encoded by the coding sequence ATGTCCCAGCCTGTCTCCCTCGACTCCGCCATCTCCCACCCCGCCGGCTTCCCGGCGGTCTCGGAGGATCTCGCCGCACTCGAGTCGATCCGCCAGCGGGTGCTGTGGCTGTCGACGTCGATGATTCACCACGCCAACCGCATCCGGCCCAACCCCACCGGTCTGAAGGTCGGGGGCCATCAGGCCTCGTGCGCCTCGATGGTCTCGATCATGACGTCGCTGTGGTTCGAGCACCTGCGCCCCGGGGATCGAGTGTCGGTCAAACCCCACGCCTCCCCGGTGCTGCACTCGATCAACTACCTGCTCGGCGAACTGGATGAGAAGTATCTGACGACCCTGCGTGAATTCGGCGGCCTGCAGTCGTACCCGAGCCGCTCGAAGGACCCCGACACCGTCGACTACTCCACCGGCTCGGTCGGCATCGGCGCCACCGCCCCGATCTGGGGCGCGATGGCCCGCCGCTACGTCGACACCCACCTCGCCGACACCGGCCGCGGCCGCCAGTACTCCCTCGTCGGCGACGCCGAACTCGACGAAGGCGCCGTCTGGGAAGCCATCCTCGACCCCGGCATCGCCGACCTCGGCGAGGTGGTGTGGATCGTCGACCTCAACCGTCAGTCCCTGGACCGGGTCATCCCGAACATCGCCGCCCGGCGCCTGGAGAAGATGTTCGACGCGGCCGGCTGGCAGGTCATCACCGTCAAGTTCGGCAAGCTCCTCGAAGAACTGTTCGCCCGCCCCGGCGGTGACGCGCTGCGCACCCGCATCCTCGACATGCCCAACCCGGAATATCAGCGGCTGCTGCGCTGCACCGCCACCGAGATTCGTGACCGACTGCCCGGCACCGGTCCCGACAGCACCCGGATCACCGAACTCGTCGCCACCCTGGACGACGCGACGCTCACCGCAGCGGTCCGCAATCTCGGTGGTCACGACCTGCAAGCGCTGTCGCAGGCGTACCGGCAGATCGACGATACCCGGCCCACCGTGATCATCGCCTACACCATCAAGGGCTACGGGCTGCCCACCGAAGGTCATCCGCAGAACCACTCGGCTCTGCTGACGGTGGACGAATACTCCCAGCTCGCCGCGACCCTCGACATGGACGCCCAGAATCCGTGGGGTCGTTTCACCGCCGATACCGGCGCGGGTCGGCTGTGCCAAGCGACCGCCGACCGACTTCACCGAGAGCCGGTGCCGGCGCTGCCCGACGTGACCATTCCCACCGATATCGGCCGAACCCCGAAGGGCACCGCCACCACCCAGGCCGCACTCGGCCGGGTGCTGCTGGACCTGACCCGTGAATCCCCCGACGCCGCTCAGCGGGTGGTCACTGTCAGCCCCGACGTCAGCTCCACCACCAACCTCGGCGGTTGGGTGAACAAGGTCGGGGTGTGGTCGGCAGCCGAGCGGCACAACTGGTTCGCCGACGATCCCGAGACGATCATGCACTGGAACGAACGCCCCACCGGTCAGCACATGGAGCTGGGCATTGCCGAAACCAACCTGGTCGGGCTGATCGGGGAACTCGGCGCCACCTGGAGCCGCTGGGGCCAGCCCCTGCTGCCCATCGGCGTGCTCTACGACCCCTTCGTCGAACGGGCGCTCGAGCCGTGGTCCTACGGCATCTACGCCGGCGGCCAGTCCATCCTCGTCGGCACCCCCTCCGGGGTCACCCTCGCCGCCGAGGGCGGAGCCCATCAGTCCATCAAGACCCCCTCGATCGGACTCGAGCAGCCCGGCTGCGTCAGCTACGAACCGGCCTTCGCGATCGATGTCGAATGGACCCTGCTGGCCTCCCTCGCGAAGTTGGGCCGCCCCGACGGCACCTCGGCCTATCTGCGGCTGTCTACCCGCCCGGTCGATCAGACCCTCGCCGCGGTGCCGACCGATCCGGCCGCCCGTGAACGGCGTCGGCGCCAGGTCGTCGCCGGGGGCTATCCGATCCGGCGCCGTGACGACGCGCAGGTGACCATCGTGGCGATGGGCGCGATGATCACCGAAGCCCTCGCCGCCGCCGACCGACTCGAAGTCTCCGGGACGCGTGCCGACGTGCTGTGCATCACCAGCCCCGGCCTGCTGTTCGACGCCTGGCAGGCCCGCCAGGGCCGCACCACGGCAGACAGCTGGATCCTCGATCAGCTCTTCCCCACCGACCGCGCCACCCCCATGGTCACCGTCCTCGACGGCCACCCGCACACCCTGGCCTTCCTCGCCGGCATCAACCGGGTGCGCAGCACCCACCTCGGAGTCTCGCGCTTCGGGCAGGTCGGATCCCTTAACGACGTCTACCGCTACCACGGCATCGACACCGACAGCATCGTCACCGCCGCCCTCGACATCCTCCCCTGA
- a CDS encoding lipoyl domain-containing protein produces MSTEPLTGTIVHMPALGESIDEGTVTRWLKQPGNPVTAEEPLLEVATDKVDTEIPSPVTGILHRILTEENDVVAVGAELAVITEADTGAGSVNAAPVPVPVSTWISQRPRSDGVPFAATAGAAQHCLPVEVGRM; encoded by the coding sequence ATGAGCACCGAACCACTCACCGGCACCATCGTGCACATGCCGGCCCTCGGCGAGAGCATCGACGAAGGCACCGTCACCCGCTGGCTCAAACAACCCGGCAATCCCGTCACCGCCGAAGAACCCCTGCTCGAGGTGGCCACCGACAAGGTTGACACCGAAATCCCCTCCCCGGTCACCGGTATCCTGCACCGCATCCTGACCGAGGAGAACGACGTCGTCGCCGTCGGCGCCGAGCTGGCCGTCATCACCGAAGCCGACACCGGTGCCGGATCGGTGAACGCGGCCCCTGTTCCAGTCCCGGTCTCGACGTGGATCTCGCAGCGCCCGCGCTCGGACGGGGTCCCGTTCGCGGCCACCGCAGGAGCCGCTCAGCACTGCCTGCCGGTCGAAGTCGGTCGAATGTGA
- a CDS encoding IS110 family RNA-guided transposase, which yields MMVIGIDAHKRTHTAVAADQAGRHLSTKTVGTTSKDHLALLQWATEHGDDRLWAIEDCRHLSRRLERDLLAAGERVVRVPPKLMANARDAARTYGKSDPIDALAVARAALREPDLPVARLDGADREIRLLVDHREDLVAERTRIISRLRWHLHELDPAWRPPTKLDRTSAFDKIGAHVATFSGLVADLALRLVEHLRRLTVEIDELAAEITSRTTMLAPSLLAIPGCAALTAAKIIGETAGIDRFRSKDSFARHNGTAPLPVWSSNHARHRLSRTGNRQLNAAIHRIALTQARCHEDARALLARRKAGGDGGMEALRVLKRRLSDVVFRAMVADQSSLMDLAA from the coding sequence ATGATGGTCATCGGAATCGACGCACACAAGCGCACCCACACCGCCGTCGCCGCCGATCAGGCGGGGCGGCACCTATCGACGAAAACCGTTGGCACCACCAGCAAAGACCACCTGGCCCTGCTGCAGTGGGCGACCGAACACGGCGACGACCGCCTCTGGGCGATCGAGGACTGCCGGCACCTGAGCCGCCGACTCGAACGAGATCTGCTCGCTGCCGGTGAACGAGTGGTCCGGGTACCGCCGAAACTGATGGCGAATGCGCGTGATGCTGCCCGCACCTACGGCAAATCCGATCCCATCGATGCTCTCGCAGTCGCCCGCGCAGCACTGCGCGAGCCGGATCTACCCGTAGCCCGCCTCGACGGCGCCGACCGCGAGATTCGATTGCTGGTCGACCACCGGGAGGACCTCGTCGCCGAACGCACCCGCATCATCTCCCGACTGCGGTGGCACCTCCACGAACTCGACCCGGCCTGGCGACCGCCCACGAAACTGGATCGGACCAGCGCTTTCGACAAGATAGGGGCGCACGTTGCGACGTTCTCCGGGTTGGTCGCGGACTTGGCTCTGCGTCTTGTTGAACACCTGCGTCGTCTCACCGTCGAGATCGATGAGCTCGCCGCGGAGATCACTTCCCGAACGACGATGCTGGCGCCGTCGTTATTGGCGATCCCCGGTTGCGCCGCGTTGACCGCAGCGAAGATCATCGGTGAGACCGCCGGTATCGACCGGTTCCGTTCCAAGGACTCCTTCGCCCGGCACAACGGAACTGCACCGCTACCGGTGTGGTCGTCGAATCATGCTCGACATCGACTCTCACGCACGGGAAACCGACAACTCAACGCCGCGATACACCGGATCGCGCTCACTCAGGCGCGTTGCCATGAGGACGCACGCGCTCTCTTGGCTCGCCGGAAGGCAGGCGGGGATGGCGGGATGGAAGCACTCCGCGTCCTCAAACGCCGGTTGTCGGATGTCGTCTTCCGAGCGATGGTCGCGGACCAATCATCACTTATGGACCTTGCCGCTTGA
- a CDS encoding IS110 family RNA-guided transposase translates to MGRYIGLDVHRDFAQVAIVEDGIVFDAGRVDCRPAALREWMTGLRSDDEVALEATGNSDAIATLLTSHVARVVVSNPLKTRAIAEANIKTDKVDARILAQLLAADFLPAVWLPDERTRRLRRQTMRRAHLVRQRTRLKNQVHAILHRNLLPRPPVADLFGAAGRRWLARQDLPNDEHHTIEALMRQLDFLGEELALADRELAAEALADPVVRRLMTIPGVDAVVALSVVAAVGDFGRFSSSDKLVAYLGLHPRVRQSGNQPASHGRITKAGRAQTRGMLVEAAWVAARAPGPLRAFYKRVKARRGFQVAVVATARKLAVLCWHLTVDGQDYAFARPSLVAFKQRKLALTAGAPRAHAHRGPGYDYNNKQLRRHEREVIEVAERAYETLIAGWQPRRPAHTGTADFGVRPRRA, encoded by the coding sequence ATGGGACGGTATATCGGTCTCGATGTGCACCGCGACTTCGCTCAGGTCGCCATCGTCGAGGACGGAATCGTGTTCGATGCAGGTCGTGTCGACTGCCGACCGGCCGCGTTGCGCGAGTGGATGACCGGGTTGCGGTCCGACGACGAGGTGGCGCTCGAGGCCACCGGCAACAGTGACGCCATTGCCACGCTGCTCACCTCGCACGTGGCACGGGTAGTGGTGTCGAATCCGCTCAAGACCCGGGCGATCGCCGAAGCGAACATCAAGACCGACAAGGTCGATGCGCGGATCCTCGCGCAACTGCTGGCGGCGGATTTTTTGCCGGCGGTGTGGTTGCCGGACGAGCGGACACGCCGGCTGCGGCGACAGACGATGCGGCGGGCGCATTTGGTCCGTCAACGCACTCGGCTCAAGAATCAGGTGCACGCGATCTTGCATCGCAACCTACTGCCGCGTCCGCCGGTCGCCGACCTGTTCGGCGCCGCGGGCCGGCGTTGGCTGGCACGCCAGGACCTCCCGAACGATGAACACCATACGATCGAGGCACTGATGCGGCAGCTGGATTTTCTCGGTGAGGAACTCGCACTCGCGGACCGGGAACTGGCGGCCGAGGCGCTAGCGGATCCGGTGGTGCGGCGGTTGATGACCATCCCCGGAGTCGATGCCGTAGTGGCACTGTCGGTGGTCGCTGCTGTCGGGGATTTCGGCAGGTTCTCCTCATCCGACAAGCTGGTGGCCTATCTCGGGCTGCATCCGAGGGTGCGACAGTCGGGCAACCAGCCGGCCAGCCACGGGCGCATCACCAAGGCCGGGCGGGCACAAACTCGGGGCATGCTGGTGGAGGCGGCGTGGGTTGCCGCTCGTGCTCCAGGGCCGCTGCGGGCGTTCTACAAGCGGGTCAAGGCGCGACGGGGATTCCAGGTCGCGGTGGTCGCCACCGCTCGCAAGCTTGCCGTGTTGTGCTGGCATCTGACGGTTGACGGTCAGGATTACGCCTTTGCCCGTCCCAGTCTGGTGGCGTTCAAGCAGCGCAAGCTCGCGTTGACCGCGGGCGCACCTCGCGCACACGCCCACCGTGGTCCCGGATACGACTACAACAACAAACAGTTGCGTCGGCACGAACGGGAAGTCATCGAGGTCGCCGAACGCGCCTACGAGACCCTCATCGCCGGGTGGCAGCCCCGCCGGCCCGCGCACACCGGCACCGCCGACTTCGGTGTTCGGCCCCGCCGAGCCTAG
- a CDS encoding malonic semialdehyde reductase, whose product MTNDVENAACPHLDAVDEQALEALFFSARTANTFAPIPVSDQQLADIWELARWAPTGANTQPLRVVFVRTDAGRARLTAHMYEGNKAKTASAPAVAILAIDTRFHEYMSALLPFKPEVAQLYASNEALRDASARLNASLQAGYFILAGVCQVNGITG is encoded by the coding sequence GTGACCAACGATGTTGAAAACGCCGCGTGTCCTCATCTGGACGCGGTCGACGAGCAAGCGCTCGAGGCACTGTTCTTCTCTGCGCGCACAGCGAACACCTTCGCTCCTATTCCGGTGTCCGACCAGCAACTCGCCGACATCTGGGAACTGGCGCGATGGGCACCGACCGGGGCGAATACGCAACCGCTGCGAGTGGTGTTCGTGCGAACAGATGCCGGACGCGCCCGACTCACTGCTCACATGTACGAGGGGAACAAGGCCAAGACCGCGTCGGCTCCTGCGGTCGCAATCCTGGCCATTGACACTCGTTTCCACGAATACATGAGCGCACTGCTGCCATTCAAACCGGAAGTCGCTCAGCTCTACGCCTCGAACGAGGCACTCCGTGATGCCAGCGCACGGCTCAACGCTTCTCTGCAGGCCGGCTATTTTATCCTTGCAGGGGTCTGTCAAGTTAACGGTATAACTGGTTGA
- a CDS encoding flavin reductase family protein translates to MTIDGRLLRNSLGHFATGVTVVTYEIDGEQLGLTLNAFTAVSLDPPLILVSLDRRSNASKNLEGRPFVVNILSGAQLQHAMNFAGKPQQDCIIDWHDCTPGQPPRLAGCAGYFECAPWHSYDGGDHILYLGEVKDFGVAPDVEPLLFYGGKFRTVGGYADDVLQAT, encoded by the coding sequence GTGACTATTGACGGCCGCCTTCTGCGGAACTCTCTCGGACACTTTGCAACCGGTGTCACCGTGGTGACTTACGAAATCGACGGTGAACAGTTGGGGCTGACTTTGAACGCCTTCACTGCCGTGTCCCTCGACCCACCGCTGATACTGGTCTCCCTAGACCGGCGCAGCAACGCCAGCAAGAACCTGGAAGGCCGGCCCTTCGTGGTCAACATCCTTTCCGGCGCTCAGCTGCAGCACGCGATGAACTTCGCGGGAAAACCCCAGCAGGACTGCATTATCGATTGGCACGACTGCACCCCCGGCCAACCGCCGAGATTGGCTGGCTGTGCCGGCTATTTCGAATGCGCACCGTGGCATTCGTACGACGGCGGCGATCACATCTTGTATCTCGGCGAGGTCAAGGACTTCGGGGTCGCCCCAGACGTTGAGCCCCTGCTGTTTTATGGCGGCAAGTTCCGCACGGTGGGGGGATACGCCGACGACGTACTTCAAGCCACCTGA
- a CDS encoding 4-hydroxyphenylacetate 3-hydroxylase N-terminal domain-containing protein — MTTEQTAPPTAASATTRPLNGEEYLESIRDGREVWIYGERVKDVTTHPAFRNSTRMVARQYDALHDKENYPSLQVPTDTGSGGYTHPFFKAPYTSNDLRESADAIASFARLNYGWMGRSPDYKASFLATLGSNTDFYAPFDGNARRWYKEAQENCLYVNHAIVNPPIDRNRVGEDVENLNVHVVRETDAGLIVSGAKVVATGSAFTHYNFIGSYGPVNSKSYSAIFMVPMAAKGVKLFCRPSYEYTAATVGSPFDYPLSSRLDENDAIFILDEVLVPWENVFAYEPEKAKNFFAGSGFLPRAMMHGCVRLAVKFDFLCGLLLKGLDMTGTGDFRGVQTRVGELLNYRNLFWTCVDSMVNNPTTWSDGTAVPNVDACNTYRMMSTIAYPRAKEIFQQDLGSALIYQNSNAVDWKNAEMRPFLDQYVRGSGDRSGVDRIKIMKLIWDAIGTEFGGRHELYERNYSGNHEAVRLETLWGQNASGQTDKYRSFVDECLSEYDLDGWTAPDLISSDDVNVIKKRLGQN, encoded by the coding sequence ATGACGACGGAACAGACGGCACCGCCAACCGCCGCCAGTGCCACTACTCGACCACTCAACGGCGAGGAATACCTGGAGAGCATCCGCGACGGGCGCGAGGTGTGGATCTATGGTGAACGTGTCAAGGACGTCACGACCCATCCGGCGTTCCGCAACAGTACGCGCATGGTCGCCCGCCAATACGACGCCCTTCACGACAAGGAAAACTATCCAAGCCTTCAGGTTCCGACCGACACCGGTAGCGGCGGATACACCCACCCGTTCTTCAAGGCCCCTTATACGAGCAATGACCTGCGTGAATCCGCCGATGCCATCGCGAGTTTCGCTCGCCTGAATTACGGCTGGATGGGCCGCAGCCCCGACTATAAGGCCAGTTTCCTGGCGACACTGGGCTCGAACACTGACTTCTATGCACCGTTTGATGGCAATGCGCGTCGTTGGTACAAGGAGGCGCAGGAGAACTGCCTTTACGTTAACCACGCCATCGTGAACCCGCCGATCGACCGCAATCGTGTGGGCGAGGATGTCGAGAACCTCAATGTACATGTTGTCCGAGAGACCGACGCCGGTCTGATCGTCAGCGGCGCGAAGGTCGTGGCCACGGGGTCGGCGTTCACCCACTACAACTTCATCGGCAGCTATGGGCCGGTCAACTCCAAAAGCTACAGCGCAATCTTCATGGTCCCGATGGCAGCGAAGGGTGTGAAACTGTTCTGCCGCCCGTCATATGAGTACACTGCTGCGACGGTGGGCAGTCCGTTCGACTACCCATTGAGCTCACGCCTTGATGAGAACGATGCGATTTTCATCCTCGACGAGGTGCTCGTGCCCTGGGAGAATGTGTTTGCCTACGAGCCGGAGAAGGCCAAGAACTTCTTCGCCGGTTCCGGATTCCTTCCGCGAGCCATGATGCACGGCTGCGTCCGGCTGGCAGTGAAGTTCGACTTCCTGTGCGGCCTGCTGCTCAAGGGCCTCGATATGACCGGTACAGGAGATTTTCGTGGGGTCCAGACCCGCGTCGGGGAGCTGCTCAACTACCGTAACCTCTTCTGGACGTGCGTCGACTCGATGGTCAACAATCCCACGACCTGGAGCGACGGCACTGCGGTCCCGAACGTCGACGCATGCAATACCTATCGGATGATGTCGACCATTGCTTACCCCCGCGCGAAGGAAATTTTCCAGCAGGACCTTGGTAGCGCATTGATTTACCAGAACTCCAACGCCGTGGACTGGAAGAACGCGGAGATGCGGCCGTTCCTGGACCAGTACGTCCGCGGATCGGGTGACCGCTCGGGTGTGGACCGCATCAAGATCATGAAGTTGATCTGGGACGCAATCGGCACCGAGTTCGGTGGCCGTCATGAGCTCTATGAGCGCAACTATTCCGGGAATCACGAGGCAGTCCGCCTGGAGACCCTGTGGGGTCAGAACGCCAGCGGGCAGACGGACAAGTACCGCTCGTTTGTCGACGAGTGCCTCTCGGAATACGACCTCGACGGCTGGACCGCCCCTGACCTCATCAGCTCGGACGACGTCAACGTGATCAAGAAGCGCCTCGGACAGAACTAA
- the catC gene encoding muconolactone Delta-isomerase yields the protein MHFLAQMEVTIPHDIDTEKLERLLTAERERAQELQRQGKWPQLWRVAGRYANVSVLDVESIDELHELLSSLPMFPFLDIKVTPMTRHPSKVD from the coding sequence ATGCACTTCCTGGCCCAGATGGAAGTCACCATCCCCCACGACATTGACACGGAGAAGCTTGAAAGGCTACTGACCGCCGAGCGCGAACGCGCCCAGGAACTGCAGCGACAGGGAAAGTGGCCCCAGCTCTGGCGTGTCGCCGGCCGCTATGCCAACGTCAGCGTGCTCGACGTCGAGAGCATCGACGAACTTCATGAGCTCCTGTCATCGCTGCCGATGTTTCCGTTTCTCGACATCAAGGTGACGCCGATGACCCGGCATCCGTCGAAGGTCGACTAA
- a CDS encoding dioxygenase family protein, with translation MTATAGQGTLRDNRAATVVADVMQRIRDVILEHKLTYEEYSAAKQFVIELGVAGEWPLFADVFFEQTVEQVDSESREGSPGAIEGPYFIEGAPHLELPYVMPMRDDEPGDVLYFSGRVTSPDGEPIANAQVDLWHSDNLGTYSNIPYNDDRELPPAFNLRGRFSTDEEGRYEVRTIIPVPYEIPTSGPTGALLTTVGWHAFRPAHLHFITSAPGYTPLTSQLYFDEDPYIDSDVAGAVKPGLILKLDKHDSPEELQSKNLDTPYFTTSYEFVLPRS, from the coding sequence ATGACTGCTACAGCCGGACAAGGGACCTTGCGCGATAACCGCGCCGCCACCGTGGTTGCCGACGTAATGCAGCGCATTCGCGACGTCATCCTGGAACATAAGCTGACATACGAGGAATACTCCGCTGCGAAGCAGTTCGTGATCGAACTTGGTGTTGCCGGCGAATGGCCGCTCTTCGCCGATGTGTTCTTCGAGCAGACAGTCGAACAGGTCGACTCGGAGTCCCGCGAGGGCAGCCCCGGCGCCATCGAGGGGCCCTACTTCATCGAAGGCGCTCCCCATCTCGAACTGCCGTACGTCATGCCGATGCGGGACGATGAACCGGGCGACGTCCTGTACTTTTCCGGCAGAGTCACCAGCCCGGACGGTGAGCCGATCGCGAACGCCCAGGTCGACCTGTGGCATAGCGATAACTTGGGAACGTATTCGAACATCCCGTACAACGACGATCGGGAGTTGCCGCCCGCGTTCAACCTCCGCGGCCGCTTCTCGACCGATGAGGAAGGACGCTACGAAGTTCGAACGATCATTCCCGTCCCCTACGAGATCCCGACCTCGGGCCCGACCGGCGCGCTCCTCACCACCGTCGGCTGGCATGCGTTCCGGCCTGCGCACCTGCACTTCATCACATCGGCTCCAGGCTATACTCCACTGACCAGCCAGCTGTACTTCGACGAGGATCCGTACATCGACTCCGATGTCGCTGGAGCTGTGAAGCCTGGTCTGATCCTGAAGCTGGACAAGCACGACTCCCCCGAGGAGCTGCAGTCGAAGAACCTCGACACCCCGTACTTCACCACTTCTTACGAGTTCGTCCTTCCGCGAAGCTGA